The following proteins are co-located in the Apium graveolens cultivar Ventura chromosome 5, ASM990537v1, whole genome shotgun sequence genome:
- the LOC141660168 gene encoding uncharacterized protein LOC141660168 produces the protein MAFKDADPPIFKGELDPHVANVWIKEMEKVIEISECSEEQNVKFATHSLRKEAVFWWDTVRQTEDCSKMAWTRFKELFFDKYFPTCMKNEMEMKFLGLKQEGMSVSEYLSRFLELSRETQLSVNSGFKKDNKKIHIGKKESFRGSDKRITASECKKCGLKLGGDICYRADGLSYNYGEKGHIASQCPKPKVISCYSCGQPGH, from the exons ATGGCTTTTAAGGATGCAGATCCCCCGATTTTTAAAGGAGAATTGGATCCACATGTTGCGAATGTATGGattaaagaaatggagaaagtgATAGAGATATCGGAATGTTCAGAGGAGCAAAATGTAAAATTTGCAACACATTCATTAAGGAAGGAAGCTGTATTTTGGTGGGATACAGTTAGACAGACTGAAGATTGTTCTAAAATGGCTTGGacaaggtttaaggaattgttctTTGATAAATATTTTCCTACCTGTATGAAGAATGAGATGGAGATGAAGTTTCTAGGACTAAAGCAAGAAGGAATGTCCGTGTCGGAGTATCTCTCAAGATTCTTGGAACTTTCCAG AGAGACACAATTGAGTGTTAACTCAGGATTTAAGAAGGACAACAAGAAAATACATATAGGGAAGAAAGAGAGTTTTCGGGGAAGTGATAAGAGGATCACTGCATCTGAGTGTAAGAAATGTGGACTGAAACTTGGTGGCGATATTTGTTATCGAGCTGATGGGTTGTCTTACAATTATGGAGAAAAGGGACATATAGCTTCTCAATGTCCCAAGCCTAAAGTGATTTCTTGCTACAGTTGCGGACAACCAGGTCATTAA